In a single window of the Helicobacter felis ATCC 49179 genome:
- a CDS encoding HP0268 family nuclease, with protein MELQLARQSLKDDAKKMPKLPLEDIIKKHEHGECVFYFAGSNPHKDMLAMLASLEKKGYRVCLFEVKISTDAKDFLYALHFI; from the coding sequence ATGGAATTGCAATTAGCTAGACAGAGTTTAAAAGATGACGCAAAAAAGATGCCTAAGTTACCCTTAGAGGACATTATCAAAAAACATGAACATGGGGAGTGTGTCTTTTATTTTGCCGGGAGTAATCCCCATAAAGATATGCTGGCCATGTTGGCTTCTTTGGAGAAAAAGGGTTATAGAGTCTGTCTTTTTGAGGTCAAAATCAGCACGGACGCTAAGGATTTCCTTTACGCCTTGCATTTCATTTAG
- a CDS encoding lysophospholipid acyltransferase family protein — protein sequence MLKRLRNGMVLKALPVLLYWVLKILFKTCRNRFFLAENLKHTSFIASFWHGEIAMLPFAYLRLKKQPNLYVVASEHFDGSLAVGLYRCFGFYAIRGSSKKGGVRVLVEGMKHLRAGADVGLTPDGPRGPYHSIADGVVALAQKTGMGVVVCRVIFKNAFTFKTWDRFQLPKPFSEVRYYMQEPFFIPKEMEMDQAKQLIATRMDECGQCLDS from the coding sequence GTGTTAAAGCGTTTGCGCAATGGAATGGTTTTAAAAGCACTGCCTGTGTTGCTTTATTGGGTGTTAAAAATTTTGTTTAAAACTTGCCGTAACCGCTTTTTCTTGGCTGAAAACCTCAAACACACTTCTTTTATCGCCAGCTTTTGGCATGGAGAAATTGCGATGTTGCCCTTTGCCTATTTGCGCCTCAAAAAACAACCCAATTTATATGTAGTGGCTAGCGAGCATTTTGATGGAAGTTTGGCCGTAGGGTTGTATCGGTGCTTTGGCTTTTATGCTATTAGAGGATCGAGTAAAAAAGGGGGCGTGCGGGTTTTAGTAGAGGGGATGAAGCACCTGCGTGCTGGGGCAGATGTGGGCTTAACTCCAGATGGTCCTAGGGGGCCTTATCATAGTATCGCTGATGGCGTGGTGGCATTAGCACAAAAAACAGGCATGGGCGTGGTGGTGTGCCGCGTGATCTTTAAGAATGCCTTCACTTTCAAAACTTGGGATCGCTTCCAACTCCCCAAACCCTTTTCCGAGGTGCGCTATTACATGCAAGAACCCTTTTTTATCCCTAAAGAGATGGAGATGGATCAAGCTAAACAACTGATCGCAACACGCATGGATGAGTGTGGACAATGTTTGGATTCTTAA
- a CDS encoding amidohydrolase family protein, with protein sequence MLLKNANLSIEGHSCVRIEEGLITEIAPHLQARTHEEVIDCQGKTLLPSLIDLGVFLHRRDATTYAHLKEQAYKGGVGSLMAIPLTPLYSLKEADMEPLKLAQSEDTPLSPLEFGAMQEAIRLKDMICLHPLDSEQRLESLALLCAKLPPHTPTCLYIYNLEGQKLLPALDYARMLNLKLVCGVRGYEGRFSLGIMDQTPLSYQLGLPSVSPLIQIKEVGKYGAMALHTQLPLLLDSVVELEAFEILKGFKNLGAPIWIQTPLHHLILDETIYAHYDTRTKILPPLKPKEHQNALRELLEEGIDILTSLHYTHSPSMHIFEDAPFGMNSIDAFFPLAYTHLVKTGCISLERLLELSARNPAQFLGLDCGEVALGKQARLMLVDLEGKTRVDNPASIYHHQVLEGHVDAVISLDRIIWHG encoded by the coding sequence ATGCTGTTAAAAAACGCTAACTTAAGTATAGAGGGACACTCTTGCGTGCGTATAGAAGAGGGGCTGATCACAGAGATAGCGCCCCATCTCCAAGCGCGCACACACGAAGAGGTGATTGATTGTCAAGGCAAAACATTATTACCAAGTCTTATTGATTTGGGGGTTTTCTTGCACAGGCGTGATGCCACGACCTACGCTCATCTTAAAGAACAGGCCTACAAAGGAGGTGTGGGGAGCTTGATGGCTATCCCTTTAACGCCTCTTTATTCTCTCAAAGAAGCGGACATGGAGCCCTTAAAGCTCGCACAGAGCGAAGACACGCCCTTAAGCCCGCTAGAATTTGGGGCGATGCAAGAGGCCATTAGACTTAAAGACATGATTTGTCTACATCCCCTTGATTCAGAGCAACGCCTAGAAAGCCTTGCCCTGCTATGTGCCAAGCTCCCCCCCCACACTCCAACTTGTCTTTACATTTACAATTTAGAGGGGCAAAAACTTCTCCCCGCCCTAGATTATGCGCGCATGTTAAATCTCAAGCTTGTTTGTGGCGTGCGGGGCTATGAGGGGCGTTTTAGTTTAGGCATCATGGATCAAACCCCCCTATCTTATCAACTAGGCTTACCCAGCGTGAGTCCTCTCATTCAAATTAAAGAGGTGGGCAAATACGGCGCAATGGCACTGCACACCCAGCTCCCCCTATTGCTAGATAGCGTGGTGGAGCTAGAAGCCTTTGAGATTCTCAAAGGCTTTAAAAATTTGGGAGCTCCCATTTGGATACAAACCCCCTTGCACCACCTTATTTTAGATGAAACCATCTACGCACACTATGACACCCGCACTAAGATTCTCCCCCCCCTCAAACCCAAAGAACACCAAAATGCCCTGCGCGAGTTGCTTGAAGAGGGGATTGATATTCTCACTTCTTTACACTATACGCATTCTCCTAGCATGCATATTTTCGAGGATGCGCCTTTTGGCATGAATAGCATTGATGCCTTTTTCCCCTTGGCTTATACCCATTTGGTCAAAACCGGCTGTATTAGTTTGGAAAGATTGCTAGAACTGAGCGCACGCAATCCGGCGCAGTTTTTGGGCTTGGATTGTGGAGAGGTGGCTTTAGGCAAACAAGCTCGCTTAATGCTAGTGGATTTAGAGGGTAAAACCCGTGTAGATAATCCGGCAAGTATTTACCATCATCAAGTTTTAGAGGGGCATGTGGACGCTGTGATTTCTCTAGATCGGATCATTTGGCATGGATAA
- a CDS encoding DEAD/DEAH box helicase translates to MSTQQNIEDLNPQEASAVGFKDLGLHPRILKSIAEAGFVQPSPIQEKAIPVILQGRDVIAQAQTGTGKTAAFALPIIHNLKNDRSVEALIITPTRELAMQISDEIFRLGKSSRTRTICIYGGQSIRKQCELLEKRPQVMIATPGRLLDHLKNKRLKHFNPKVVVLDESDEMLDMGFLDDIEEIFDYLPNDAQILLFSATMPPPIRDLANKILQDPASIHIAPANITNADISQRFYVINEHERNEAIMRLLDKENHTKSIIFMRMKREVDELHRFLVERGYKTTPLHGDMEQRARQESIKAFKSKRADVLVATDVASRGLDISDVSHVFNYHLPLNTESYIHRIGRTGRAGKKGIAITLVTPLEYKELQRMQKEIDSTIELYEIPDMNEDRLVRSLSKVEVDEEVVSLYERLMEQFEPAQLTLKLLSLQFKSQKISKEDFLSPPKSDHKTFRKRPTHSKSRHTPRQSRQR, encoded by the coding sequence ATGTCAACGCAACAGAATATAGAAGACTTGAATCCGCAAGAAGCCTCTGCTGTGGGTTTTAAAGATTTAGGTTTGCATCCTAGAATTTTAAAATCCATCGCCGAAGCCGGATTTGTCCAACCTAGCCCCATTCAAGAAAAAGCAATCCCTGTGATCTTGCAGGGGCGCGATGTGATCGCTCAAGCTCAAACGGGCACGGGTAAAACCGCCGCCTTTGCTCTGCCCATTATCCATAATCTTAAAAACGATCGCAGTGTAGAAGCCCTCATTATCACGCCCACTAGAGAGCTGGCCATGCAAATTAGCGATGAGATTTTTAGACTGGGTAAGAGCTCGCGCACCCGCACTATTTGCATTTATGGAGGGCAGAGCATCCGCAAACAATGCGAATTGTTGGAAAAACGCCCTCAAGTGATGATCGCTACTCCCGGACGGCTTTTAGACCACCTCAAAAACAAGCGACTCAAGCATTTTAACCCTAAAGTTGTGGTGCTAGATGAGAGCGATGAGATGTTGGACATGGGCTTTTTGGACGACATTGAAGAGATTTTTGACTACCTGCCCAATGATGCGCAAATTTTACTTTTCTCTGCCACAATGCCCCCACCCATTAGAGATTTGGCTAATAAAATCCTACAAGACCCCGCATCTATTCACATTGCCCCGGCCAATATCACTAACGCGGACATTTCCCAGCGCTTTTATGTGATCAATGAACACGAGCGCAACGAAGCTATCATGCGTTTGCTAGATAAAGAAAACCACACCAAGAGCATTATTTTTATGCGCATGAAACGCGAAGTCGATGAATTGCACCGCTTTTTAGTGGAGAGAGGTTATAAAACAACGCCCTTGCATGGAGATATGGAGCAGCGCGCGCGCCAAGAATCCATTAAGGCGTTTAAATCCAAACGCGCCGATGTGTTGGTCGCTACTGATGTGGCTAGTCGCGGGTTAGATATTAGCGATGTCAGCCATGTATTTAACTACCATTTACCCCTCAATACCGAGAGTTATATTCACCGCATCGGGCGCACAGGTAGGGCAGGCAAAAAGGGCATCGCCATTACTTTGGTAACCCCCTTAGAGTATAAAGAATTACAGCGCATGCAAAAGGAGATCGACTCCACTATCGAGCTTTATGAAATTCCTGACATGAATGAGGATCGCCTAGTGCGCTCGCTCTCTAAAGTGGAAGTGGATGAAGAAGTGGTGAGTTTGTATGAACGGCTTATGGAGCAATTTGAGCCTGCACAACTGACCTTAAAGCTTTTAAGTTTGCAATTTAAAAGCCAAAAAATTAGCAAAGAAGATTTTCTAAGCCCTCCTAAATCTGACCATAAGACTTTCCGCAAACGTCCCACGCATTCTAAATCCCGCCACACTCCACGACAGAGCAGACAAAGGTAG
- a CDS encoding tumor necrosis factor alpha-inducing protein, translating to MRCIALTLVTTLFFVGCATKPKKQIFLQNMPAWMIEDRSMYVTQGIDSSHVINGQVERSEGIARERARFRVAIHIANKIKDIYTASQNAEQKPFDAEIFKEITQAIAASLNKEVQLGEYINPNNHEVFMLVRVDGYNSERLEKRLLNIDALQADTVKKIMDQVKKIFNDVVLSEDAATEHDFTKERGGH from the coding sequence ATGAGGTGTATTGCTTTAACCCTTGTTACCACTCTTTTTTTTGTGGGGTGTGCAACTAAACCCAAAAAACAAATCTTTTTACAAAACATGCCCGCTTGGATGATAGAGGATCGGAGCATGTATGTTACTCAAGGGATTGATAGTTCCCACGTGATCAATGGTCAGGTAGAAAGATCAGAGGGGATCGCTAGAGAGAGGGCGCGTTTCCGTGTGGCGATCCATATCGCCAACAAGATTAAAGACATTTACACAGCTAGCCAAAACGCCGAACAAAAGCCCTTTGATGCGGAAATTTTTAAAGAGATCACTCAAGCTATTGCAGCGAGTTTAAATAAAGAGGTGCAGCTAGGAGAGTATATTAATCCTAATAACCATGAGGTGTTTATGTTGGTGCGCGTGGATGGATACAATAGCGAACGCTTGGAAAAACGCTTGCTAAATATTGATGCCCTCCAAGCAGATACAGTCAAAAAGATTATGGACCAGGTGAAAAAGATTTTCAATGATGTGGTCTTGTCTGAAGATGCGGCAACTGAGCATGATTTTACCAAAGAGAGAGGCGGACATTAG
- the mqnF gene encoding aminofutalosine deaminase family hydrolase: MDNLKIIGASALVSCDNAFSVWENGAVALASGHIVDIGKLETLRRTYPNAPLKFYRHCALLPALVNPHIHFEFSGHKNTFKYGGGFEGWLTSVMRHRESVFKGLDRHIQQAIRVQLRSGVGSVGAISSHGLERETLARTPLRVVFFDELIGSTPHALEQNLADFERRCALSRQHASAHFIPAIAIHAPYSVHKTLAQRVLDKIDLKTPISAHFLESKPELEWLESKQGWFGHFFSDILRVQHPVYSYENTQDFLDLFSKRHLLLVHALFARPEHFQHAKKIAAQVHVITCPRSNRLLSGQLLDLTLLRAAQIPYALATDGKSSNMDIDLLEELGYALFTLPGNLEDNALELLLGCTRHASQALGLSNGSLEVGKVADLSVFPFTKVNTPLEIVLGMVRAKKARALYIQGCQVF, from the coding sequence ATGGATAATCTTAAGATCATTGGGGCAAGCGCGCTAGTTAGTTGCGATAATGCCTTTAGCGTGTGGGAAAATGGCGCAGTGGCACTAGCCTCTGGGCACATTGTGGACATCGGTAAATTAGAAACTCTGCGCCGCACCTATCCTAATGCTCCCTTAAAATTTTACCGCCATTGTGCTTTGCTCCCTGCATTAGTCAATCCACATATTCATTTTGAGTTTTCCGGTCATAAGAACACTTTTAAATATGGGGGCGGGTTTGAGGGGTGGCTTACCAGTGTGATGCGCCATCGTGAGAGTGTGTTTAAGGGATTAGATAGACACATCCAACAAGCTATCCGCGTCCAGTTGCGCAGTGGAGTGGGGAGTGTGGGGGCTATTAGTAGTCATGGTTTAGAAAGAGAGACTTTAGCGCGCACGCCTTTAAGGGTGGTTTTCTTTGATGAGTTGATTGGGAGCACTCCTCACGCACTAGAGCAAAATTTAGCAGATTTTGAGCGCCGATGTGCCCTATCCAGACAACATGCAAGCGCGCATTTTATCCCGGCTATTGCCATCCACGCCCCCTATTCTGTGCATAAAACATTGGCCCAAAGAGTGCTCGATAAGATCGATCTTAAAACCCCTATTTCGGCGCACTTTTTGGAGTCCAAACCTGAATTAGAATGGTTGGAGAGCAAACAAGGTTGGTTTGGGCATTTTTTTTCTGACATCTTGCGCGTGCAACACCCTGTGTACTCTTATGAGAATACGCAGGATTTCTTAGATCTCTTTAGCAAAAGACATCTTTTATTAGTGCACGCCCTTTTTGCACGCCCTGAGCATTTCCAACATGCCAAAAAGATCGCCGCACAAGTCCATGTGATCACCTGTCCTAGGTCTAATCGCCTCTTAAGCGGACAATTGCTTGATCTTACACTCTTGCGCGCCGCACAAATCCCCTATGCCCTTGCTACAGATGGCAAAAGCTCCAACATGGATATCGATCTCTTAGAAGAGTTAGGTTATGCCCTTTTTACTCTGCCGGGCAATTTAGAAGACAACGCCTTAGAACTTTTACTAGGTTGCACAAGACATGCCAGTCAGGCTTTGGGCTTGAGCAATGGGAGTTTGGAAGTGGGCAAAGTGGCTGATCTGAGCGTTTTCCCTTTCACAAAGGTAAACACACCCCTAGAGATTGTTTTGGGCATGGTGAGGGCTAAAAAAGCGCGCGCCCTTTATATTCAGGGATGCCAAGTGTTTTAA
- a CDS encoding DUF2393 family protein yields the protein MDVQQHILEILRCFWEQTSPLALGIFGAHYALFILLFCIGIVLRGVASAFLYVLSFLVLFGAPFVVRYATEAYFYKIQTTIEHAAALVYTPAFAAQIKIKNEGHLPLKKCVLRLDVQQSFHNKFQEILSHIISAKTYFKTFETTLERQKETHFNWSIDSYPYRNHAFKLTANCY from the coding sequence ATGGATGTCCAACAACATATCCTTGAGATACTTCGATGTTTTTGGGAACAAACCAGCCCTTTAGCTTTGGGCATCTTTGGAGCGCATTACGCGCTTTTTATCCTACTATTCTGCATAGGGATTGTGCTTAGAGGTGTGGCTTCTGCTTTTCTTTATGTTCTATCTTTTCTTGTGTTGTTTGGAGCTCCCTTTGTGGTGCGCTATGCCACAGAAGCTTATTTTTATAAAATTCAAACCACCATTGAGCACGCTGCCGCACTTGTCTACACCCCTGCCTTTGCCGCACAGATCAAGATCAAAAATGAAGGCCATCTTCCTCTTAAAAAATGTGTGTTACGCCTAGATGTGCAACAATCTTTTCATAATAAATTTCAAGAGATCCTTTCACACATCATCTCTGCAAAAACTTATTTTAAAACCTTTGAAACCACTTTAGAGCGCCAAAAAGAAACGCATTTTAACTGGAGTATTGATTCCTATCCTTACCGCAACCATGCCTTCAAACTTACGGCAAATTGTTATTAA
- a CDS encoding SPFH domain-containing protein: MPIDLNEHLKNKQGNQKPQPPKEPDKAPPSFKPAMPPNFFQSKRFTSLVILVLIVVILLIAKPFMIIQSGEIGIKVTAGKYDPLPLQPGIHFFIPLVQDILVIDTRVRTINFSRTEDMGIVGKNQGIFRNDAINVMDSRGLTVSIELTVQYRLNSQTTPQTIATYGLSWEQKIINPVVRDVVRSVVGRYPAEDLPIKRNEIAALINTDINKEVSKLPNAPVELSSIQLREIVLPQKIKEQIEKVQIARQESERVKYEVEKAKQEAQKLAALAKGEADANRIKAQGVADAIVIEAKAKSAANLSIGQSLSDKLLSLRQIEVQGQFNEALKHNQNAQIFLVPGGAVPNVWLDTKSKQKAVSAGEKK; encoded by the coding sequence ATGCCCATCGATCTTAATGAACATCTTAAAAATAAGCAGGGTAACCAAAAACCCCAACCCCCCAAAGAACCCGACAAAGCTCCACCTTCTTTTAAACCTGCCATGCCCCCAAATTTTTTTCAATCCAAACGATTCACCTCTCTAGTGATTTTGGTTTTAATTGTAGTGATTTTGTTGATCGCCAAACCTTTTATGATTATCCAATCTGGGGAAATAGGAATCAAAGTTACAGCAGGGAAATACGATCCTCTGCCTTTACAACCCGGAATCCATTTTTTCATCCCGCTTGTGCAAGATATTTTAGTGATCGATACGCGTGTGCGCACTATCAATTTTTCACGCACAGAGGACATGGGGATTGTGGGGAAAAATCAAGGTATCTTTAGAAATGATGCCATTAATGTAATGGATTCTAGGGGACTTACAGTTTCTATTGAGCTCACTGTGCAATACCGCCTCAACTCCCAAACCACCCCTCAAACTATTGCCACTTATGGCTTGAGTTGGGAGCAAAAGATCATTAACCCAGTGGTGCGCGATGTGGTGCGCTCTGTGGTGGGGCGCTATCCAGCTGAAGATTTACCCATTAAGCGCAATGAGATCGCAGCTCTGATCAACACAGACATCAACAAAGAGGTTTCTAAATTACCTAATGCGCCTGTAGAACTTAGCTCTATCCAATTAAGAGAAATTGTTCTGCCTCAAAAAATTAAAGAGCAGATCGAAAAAGTGCAAATTGCCCGCCAAGAATCCGAGCGGGTGAAATACGAGGTGGAAAAAGCCAAACAAGAAGCCCAAAAACTCGCTGCTTTGGCTAAGGGGGAAGCGGACGCTAATCGCATCAAGGCTCAAGGTGTGGCCGATGCGATCGTGATTGAAGCCAAAGCCAAATCAGCAGCTAATCTTAGTATCGGACAGAGTTTGAGCGATAAACTCTTGAGCTTGCGCCAAATTGAAGTGCAAGGGCAGTTTAATGAAGCTCTCAAACACAACCAAAACGCCCAAATTTTCTTAGTTCCGGGCGGAGCTGTGCCCAATGTGTGGCTAGACACCAAGAGTAAGCAAAAAGCTGTGAGCGCAGGAGAGAAAAAATAG
- a CDS encoding flavodoxin — MAVGIFYGTDSGNSETISNKLSEKLGGAKVFDVAKASKADFDGFSSVVLVAPTAGAGDLQSDWEDFLGTLSDTDFANKTIALVGLGDQDTYSETFAEGIFHLYEKAKAGKVVGFTSTDGYTFEASKSVQDGKFVGLVLDEDNQDDLTDERIQAWIQEIQGQLA, encoded by the coding sequence ATGGCAGTTGGAATTTTTTATGGCACAGATAGCGGGAATTCTGAAACCATTAGCAATAAGCTTTCTGAGAAATTAGGCGGGGCGAAAGTTTTTGATGTCGCTAAAGCTTCTAAAGCTGATTTTGATGGTTTTAGTTCCGTTGTTTTGGTTGCACCTACGGCTGGCGCGGGTGATTTGCAAAGTGATTGGGAAGATTTTCTAGGCACTCTGAGCGATACGGATTTTGCCAACAAAACTATTGCTCTTGTAGGTTTAGGAGATCAGGACACCTATTCAGAAACTTTTGCAGAAGGAATTTTCCATCTCTATGAGAAAGCCAAAGCAGGTAAAGTTGTGGGCTTTACTTCTACAGATGGTTATACCTTTGAAGCCTCTAAATCTGTGCAGGATGGCAAATTTGTAGGTCTTGTGCTCGATGAAGACAATCAAGACGATTTGACAGATGAGCGTATCCAAGCTTGGATACAGGAAATCCAAGGTCAGCTTGCCTAA
- the miaB gene encoding tRNA (N6-isopentenyl adenosine(37)-C2)-methylthiotransferase MiaB, whose translation MKGAAKKVYIETMGCAMNTRDSQHLLSELHKVGYEESGDPKEADLILLNTCSVREKPERKLFSEIGHFAKIKKAGAKIGVCGCSASHMGAQILQKAPSVDFVLGARNVSKISQIIHRPKAVEVALDHDESHYVFGHSKSALQALINISIGCDKHCSYCIVPHTRGKEISIPMDLILQEARYRVENGAKEIILLGQNVNNYGARFSTDHPKVTFTTLLESLCQIEGLKRIRFTSPHPLHMDDAFLECFAKHPQICKSIHIPLQSGSNAILKAMRRGYTKEWYLNRIEKLRSLVPDVGIGTDIIVGFPGESEVDFEHTMDVLEQVRFDTMYSFIYSPRPLTSAASWDHQVPYEIAQQNLSRLQQRHQEILEQKAKTQLGKVYQVLVESIKEGRAQGRSDQGRLLSFEAEGVQVGDLVEVEVRAHHRGSLQGQRLGA comes from the coding sequence ATGAAAGGTGCTGCTAAAAAAGTTTATATTGAGACGATGGGTTGTGCGATGAACACCCGGGATAGCCAACATCTCTTAAGCGAGCTTCATAAAGTGGGTTATGAAGAGAGTGGCGATCCTAAAGAAGCGGATTTAATTTTGCTCAACACCTGCAGTGTGCGCGAAAAACCTGAGAGAAAGCTCTTTTCAGAGATCGGGCACTTTGCCAAGATCAAAAAAGCGGGGGCTAAAATAGGGGTGTGTGGGTGCAGTGCAAGCCACATGGGAGCTCAAATTTTACAAAAAGCCCCAAGCGTGGATTTTGTGCTAGGTGCGCGCAATGTTTCTAAAATCAGCCAAATTATTCACCGCCCTAAGGCTGTAGAAGTTGCCCTTGATCATGATGAGAGTCATTATGTCTTTGGTCATAGCAAAAGCGCGCTCCAAGCCCTCATCAATATCTCTATTGGTTGTGATAAACATTGTAGCTATTGTATTGTGCCCCACACGCGCGGAAAAGAGATTTCTATTCCTATGGATTTGATTTTGCAAGAGGCGCGCTATCGGGTGGAAAATGGAGCTAAAGAAATTATCCTCTTGGGGCAAAATGTCAATAATTATGGCGCGCGCTTTAGCACAGATCACCCTAAGGTTACATTCACCACCCTTTTAGAGTCTCTTTGTCAAATTGAGGGGCTCAAGCGGATTCGCTTCACCTCCCCCCACCCTTTGCACATGGACGATGCCTTTTTAGAATGTTTTGCTAAACATCCTCAAATTTGCAAGAGTATTCATATCCCCTTGCAAAGCGGATCGAATGCGATTTTAAAGGCGATGAGACGCGGTTACACCAAAGAGTGGTATTTAAACCGCATTGAAAAATTGCGCTCCCTTGTGCCTGATGTGGGCATTGGAACGGATATTATCGTAGGTTTTCCCGGAGAGAGTGAGGTAGATTTTGAGCATACAATGGATGTGTTAGAGCAGGTGCGCTTTGACACGATGTATAGTTTTATCTATTCCCCCCGTCCACTCACTTCAGCGGCTAGTTGGGATCACCAAGTGCCCTATGAAATTGCCCAGCAGAATTTGAGTCGCTTGCAACAAAGACATCAAGAGATCTTAGAGCAAAAGGCCAAAACCCAGCTGGGCAAAGTTTATCAAGTCTTAGTAGAGAGTATCAAAGAAGGGCGCGCGCAGGGGCGTAGTGATCAAGGGCGTTTGCTCAGCTTTGAGGCGGAGGGTGTGCAGGTGGGGGATTTGGTAGAAGTGGAAGTGAGAGCGCACCATAGGGGGAGTTTGCAAGGGCAACGCTTAGGAGCTTGA
- a CDS encoding cytochrome c biogenesis protein CcdA has protein sequence MLESNLLSIFDQTPLLASFLAGLLAFLSPCVLPLIPAYLSYISQRSLEDIKSGSVNRFGVLLNAGFFVLGFGLVFWILGASMAKILHNFLGNLWVRVGAGLIVLLFGLHFLGVLRWNFLYSSKTLNFTLAPKNPILRHCLPFILGMCFALGWTPCIGPIFTSIVLLSGAEQAFGLTLLGVFIVGFALPWLLVAFMLEKSLGLLKNLKKHGRRVEIIAGVVLVVMGALILSGKMQDLGAWLS, from the coding sequence ATGCTAGAGAGTAATCTCCTATCAATCTTTGATCAAACCCCTCTTTTGGCCTCTTTTTTAGCGGGGTTATTGGCCTTTTTAAGCCCCTGTGTGCTCCCTCTCATTCCGGCCTATCTCTCTTACATTTCCCAAAGGTCGCTTGAGGACATCAAAAGTGGATCGGTGAATCGTTTTGGAGTTTTGCTCAATGCGGGTTTTTTCGTGCTAGGCTTTGGCTTGGTCTTTTGGATTTTGGGGGCTTCGATGGCTAAAATCCTGCACAACTTCTTAGGGAATTTGTGGGTGCGCGTGGGGGCAGGGCTCATTGTGTTGCTCTTTGGTTTGCACTTCTTAGGAGTTTTGCGCTGGAATTTTCTCTATTCTTCCAAAACTCTCAATTTCACTCTTGCCCCTAAAAACCCTATTTTGCGCCATTGTTTGCCCTTTATCTTGGGCATGTGCTTTGCACTAGGTTGGACTCCATGCATTGGGCCTATCTTTACAAGCATTGTGCTTTTGAGCGGTGCAGAGCAAGCTTTTGGTCTAACTCTTTTGGGAGTCTTTATTGTAGGCTTTGCACTTCCTTGGTTGTTAGTGGCGTTCATGCTAGAAAAGTCGCTAGGCTTATTGAAAAACTTAAAAAAACATGGGCGCAGGGTGGAAATCATAGCCGGTGTGGTGTTGGTAGTGATGGGCGCGTTGATCTTGAGTGGAAAAATGCAAGATTTGGGCGCGTGGTTATCTTAA
- a CDS encoding GTPase domain-containing protein: protein MPWPWILGAIIGAGAKWVYDEFIKEDKKDSYKEYSPPPKKKLYLLYGLSGAGKTELRNVLIDREFKSPYQATSQPDIHERGNFGLIDCTGINHSLNNEFVQTKINDYDECFLVYVFSAVQYLKEAEIAKNIKDDFGAYTKMASTVGAEKVFALGTHSPSAQYKDYVPSQDEHGRIIQELQSLALVQIFELKESPYSQIERFLGIS, encoded by the coding sequence ATGCCTTGGCCATGGATTTTGGGAGCAATTATTGGTGCCGGAGCAAAATGGGTTTATGATGAATTTATTAAAGAAGACAAAAAAGACTCCTACAAAGAATACTCCCCGCCTCCTAAGAAAAAACTCTACCTGCTCTATGGTCTTAGTGGAGCGGGTAAAACAGAATTGCGCAATGTTTTAATTGATCGCGAATTTAAAAGCCCGTATCAAGCAACAAGCCAACCGGATATACACGAGAGAGGAAATTTTGGGCTGATAGATTGCACTGGGATCAACCATAGCCTCAATAACGAGTTTGTTCAAACAAAAATCAACGACTACGATGAATGCTTTCTTGTTTATGTCTTTAGCGCGGTGCAATATCTCAAAGAAGCAGAGATAGCAAAAAATATTAAGGATGATTTTGGAGCCTATACAAAAATGGCGAGCACTGTGGGTGCAGAAAAAGTATTTGCTTTAGGCACGCATAGCCCAAGCGCGCAGTATAAGGACTATGTGCCTAGCCAAGATGAGCATGGGCGCATTATCCAAGAATTGCAAAGTTTAGCCCTTGTGCAAATTTTTGAGCTCAAGGAGAGTCCTTATTCACAGATTGAAAGATTTTTAGGCATTTCATGA